Proteins encoded by one window of Yamadazyma tenuis chromosome 2, complete sequence:
- the ADH6_1 gene encoding Alcohol dehydrogenase (EggNog:ENOG503NVVI; COG:Q), producing MSSSIPSEITGFTVPDQSKWDQPVVQKYPAKKMLEHDVVIKVQVCSVCGTDHHTTSGGWGPTKRKDQVVGHEIVGKVVAKGDKVPYSIGDLVGVGAQSNSCGQCSLCLSDNEQYCTRRVQTYNSIDPFSDNYANQGGFASHIIVNHRFAFKIPDGLTPEEAAPLFCAGLTVYSPLIRNLRGKKSPKVGIVGIGGLGHLALQFANKMGAHVVAISRSSAKKDDASKLGAHEFVATKESENWHEEHASSFDLILNCATSFSDLDIPAFFNVVKPDGKIIGVGLPDADETITLSAVGLTLSGKYIGGSVLGSPQEAVEMLQFAVEHNVRPWIEIKPLSIANYADSLTRISKSDAHYRLVLNNFESFFS from the coding sequence atgtcttcttcaataccaTCAGAAATCACCGGATTCACAGTGCCAGACCAGTCCAAATGGGACCAGCCAGTGGTGCAAAAGTACCCTGCCAAAAAAATGCTTGAGCACGATGTGGTGATCAAAGTCCAGGTATGCTCAGTCTGTGGAACCGACCACCACACCACCTCCGGTGGATGGGGCCCCACCAAGAGAAAGGACCAGGTGGTGGGTCACGAGATTGTCGGTAAGGTGGTTGCTAAGGGTGACAAAGTTCCCTACAGCATCGGAGATTTGGTGGGGGTTGGGGCCCAAAGCAATTCCTGTGGTCAGTGCTCTCTTTGCTTGAGCGACAACGAGCAATACTGTACCAGGAGAGTGCAAACTTATAATTCCATCGATCCTTTCTCCGATAACTATGCCAACCAGGGAGGGTTTGCATCGCACATCATCGTCAACCACAGATTTGCATTTAAAATCCCCGACGGATTGACACCCGAGGAGGCCGCTCCTTTGTTTTGTGCTGGGTTGACCGTCTATTCCCCCTTGATTAGGAACTTGCGTGGTAAGAAGTCCCCGAAGGTGGGAATCGTGGGGATTGGAGGTTTGGGCCATTTGGCCCTTCAGTTTGCCAACAAAATGGGTGCACACGTAGTGGCCATCTCCCGGTCCTCGGCAAAGAAGGACGATGCCTCCAAGCTCGGTGCCCACGAGTTTGTGGCAACAAAGGAACTGGAAAATTGGCATGAAGAACATGCTCTGTCGTTTGACCTCATTTTGAACTGCGCAACCAGCTTCTCAGACCTTGATATTCCAGCTTTCTTTAACGTCGTCAAGCCAGATGGGAAGATCATCGGTGTGGGGTTGCCGGATGCAGACGAGACCATCACCTTGTCGGCCGTGGGATTGACCTTGAGTGGAAAATACATTGGTGGGTCTGTATTGGGATCCCCACAAGAAGCCGTCGAAATGTTGCAATTTGCAGTCGAGCACAATGTCCGTCCATGGATTGAAATCAAGCCTTTGTCCATAGCCAATTACGCCGACAGCTTGACCCGGATCAGCAAGAGTGACGCTCATTACCGATTGGTATTGAATAATTTTGAAAGCTTTTTCAGTTAA
- a CDS encoding uncharacterized protein (EggNog:ENOG503NUAW; COG:U): MKDEIKNIHSNEHTHLGPELCSSDDGNSTAPADPPAATTPDKERDLSDRLGDAHLNILPRKKLITIMFIMAFNVFTAFVDQTAVTIALPTLAKELNAEKTINWAGTASLLANCVCQVLFGRLADIFGRKGVLLYSLAFLGIADLACGFAQTGVQFYIFRALAGVGTGGIQAMTMVLISDIVTLKQRGNYQGILGANVGLGNACGPFLMSAFVSSSSWRNFYHMLPGLVAIQMATTYFFVEDRKKHLDSVLTKKEKFMKVDYIGMFFSTAGLTLILVPLNGGGSTYSWNSVLVIVMFVVGGLCSVAFIVVEWKIPKLPMIPLNLFQSTSLNLIFSSNFFYGLIYFSFQYYLPYYFQIVLGKTEMQSAVLQVGMVLIQALMSTIAGQIISRSGHYKYVICGGYGSWLLGLGLLMLFDINTPDGEIVGILLVIGCGVGWTFQPSVVAAQAQSRKADRAVVISTRNVVRCLGGAIGTAVASLIVTNTVMAEINKAFSNPDNYDNISVGYLTYLKEHIYNKISVQGLTDGQVTVVKKMYMKAIRNYFYMTIPLMGFCFISAFFVKDRGLRCIDEVIEKEEKESEV, encoded by the coding sequence ATGAAAGACgaaatcaaaaatatcCATCTGAACGAACACACTCACTTGGGCCCCGAGTTGTGTTCATCGGATGACGGCAATTCTACAGCACCAGCCGATCCCCCGGCTGCCACTACCCCAGACAAAGAACGAGATCTTAGCGACCGGTTGGGCGACGCTCACCTCAACATTCTCCCTCGGAAGAAACTCATCACCATTATGTTCATCATGGCATTCAACGTGTTCACCgcgtttgtggatcaaaCGGCAGTGACCATTGCTCTCCCCACATTGGCGAAAGAATTAAACGCAGAGAAGACCATCAACTGGGCCGGAACTGCTTCtcttttggccaactgTGTGTGCCAGGTATTATTTGGACGGTTGGCAGACATTTTTGGCCGCAAAGGGGTGCTTCTATACTCGTTAGCATTCTTGGGAATAGCAGATTTGGCGTGCGGGTTCGCCCAGACAGGGGTCCAGTTTTATATTTTCCGGGCACTTGCTGGGGTGGGGACCGGAGGCATCCAGGCGATGACGATGGTGCTAATTAGCGACATTGTGACGTTGAAGCAGCGGGGGAACTACCAGGGAATTTTGGGTGCCAATGTCGGGTTGGGCAATGCATGCGGCCCGTTCTTGATGTCTGCGTTTGTGCTGAGCTCGTCCTGGAGAAATTTCTACCATATGCTTCCAGGGCTTGTGGCGATCCAGATGGCCACCACCTATTTCTTCGTGGAGGACCGCAAAAAGCACTTGGACTCAGTGTTGACCAAAAAAGAGAAGTTCATGAAGGTTGACTACATCGGGATGTTTTTCAGCACTGCGGGCTTGACGTTGATCTTGGTACCATTAAACGGCGGGGGCTCCACCTATAGTTGGAACAGTGTGTTGGTGATCGTGATGTTTGTGGTAGGAGGGCTTTGCTCCGTGGCGTTTATTGTCGTCGAGTGGAAAATCCCCAAGTTGCCCATGATTCCCTTGAATTTATTCCAGTCGACTCTGTTGAACCTCATCTTctcatccaacttcttttATGGATTGATTTACTTTTCGTTCCAGTACTATCTTCCGTACTACTTCCAGATTGTGTTGGGGAAAACCGAAATGCAGTCGGCGGTGTTGCAGGTGGGGATGGTGTTAATCCAAGCGTTGATGTCGACAATTGCCGGCCAGATCATCTCACGAAGCGGCCACTATAAGTACGTGATATGTGGAGGATATGGTCTGTGGTTGCTTGGGCTTGGGTTGCTTATGCTCTTTGATATCAACACTCCAGATGGGGAGATTGTGGggattttgttggtgattggATGTGGGGTGGGATGGACGTTTCAGCCATCGGTGGTGGCAGCACAGGCCCAGTCGAGAAAAGCCGACCGGGCAGTGGTAATTTCCACCCGTAATGTTGTACGGTGTCTCGGAGGCGCCATTGGTACTGCTGTTGCCTCGTTGATTGTCACCAACACAGTGATGGCAGAGATCAATAAGGCTTTTAGTAACCCCGACAATTACGACAATATTTCAGTTGGCTATCTCACTTACTTGAAGGAACATATCTATAACAAGATTCTGGTACAAGGATTGACGGATGGTCAGGTGacggtggtgaagaagatgtaCATGAAGGCGATTCGAAACTACTTTTATATGACGATTCCCCTCATGGGTTTTTGCTTCATCAGTGCATTTTTTGTAAAAGACAGAGGTTTGAGGTGTATTGACGAGGTGATCGAGAAGGAGGAGAAGGAGAGTGAGGTGTAA
- the RPB10 gene encoding DNA-directed RNA Polymerase II subunit L (EggNog:ENOG503P6YC; COG:K) has protein sequence MIIPIRCFSCGKVVGDKWETYLDLLQDENITEGDALDQLKLKRYCCRRMVLTHVDLIEKFLRYNPLEKKDIN, from the coding sequence atgATCATTCCTATTCGTTGTTTTTCTTGTGGTAAAGTTGTCGGAGACAAGTGGGAGACctacttggacttgttaCAAGATGAAAACATCACTGAAGGTGATGCGTTGGATCAGttaaaattgaagagataCTGTTGCAGAAGAATGGTGTTGACCCATGTTGATTTGATCGAGAAGTTTTTGCGGTACAATccattggaaaagaaggacaTCAACTAG
- the NAN1 gene encoding NET1-associated nuclear protein 1 (EggNog:ENOG503NZTE; COG:S; BUSCO:EOG09262E3Q), producing the protein MEWSISMTNGGKVLDFPVSTGVAGIYSEDGRYFLAILSHQIRVYFISTRQCTRTVDLDLSDCVDAKLDPSNSSNLIVYKTNEILKVNWKERLVNPVVSFGPVTEAISVVINQFEDGGLLFVSGEKNINVTYRSPEGVISRIYETSGVIKYAKSLNNEYLAILNENKEVISISLARFLVDPPASDVNDLEVAIKTFNYKSPIISIAVNNDNIIALGSVAGPIQIIFNDDNDNEKILRWHIGPAKTLHFHENFLLSGGDEKVLVIWQIDNDKTQFLPRLNGVIDKISVDVNKPDNYNLALNINGQYELLVLSAVDLVSRLSVNSIRPNLKRKLNIKNSTSIVEANPKTNHLYLPSGSFIQAFDLVKNEQLFHQTVSSVVPTGKVKSELKLMDPAVSQLKFSSDGEWMCTLDIVNNNEIENLLSQDDKNYALKFWKPASASGWELVTKIIDPHLKVQVLSVMPYQNGFITADASANLRFWKLRNKSWAVVKTLDLMKPESKSVDLAISEDNSVIVVSHDNVVYMVNSNFKLVQPLSLVESHIRSIELVGTDLIILSKTKLVSFNLVTFEFNSLMAQVAVAQGKTYLCTNNQLVALALNIQDSERCKVMLFKPNDLHPVFATIHSTYVNSIIPYNDGFLFVDNELRSGIISTNQLRLKSDESEINGTSITAAAANSSVPADEIENFSFKTFDLNSFNNIFETDNLDTLFDKIIKIVK; encoded by the coding sequence ATGGAGTGGTCGATATCGATGACCAACGGAGGCAAGGTCCTCGACTTCCCTGTGAGTACAGGCGTGGCTGGTATCTACTCGGAGGATGGAAGATACTTCCTTGCAATTTTATCCCACCAAATCAGAGTGTACTTTATTTCCACTAGACAGTGTACCAGAACAGTAGATTTGGATTTGTCCGACTGTGTGGATGCTAAATTGGACCCTTCGAATCTGAGCAACCTCATCGTGTACAAGACGAATGAAATCCTCAAGGTTAACTGGAAAGAGCGGTTGGTGAACCCAGTGGTATCTTTTGGCCCCGTAACGGAAGCTATCAGTGTTGTGATtaaccaatttgaagacGGGGGTCTTCTCTTTGTCAGTGGAGAAAAGAACATCAACGTTACCTATAGAAGCCCTGAAGGAGTGATATCTCGCATCTACGAAACGTCAGGAGTTATTAAATATgccaaatccttgaatAACGAGTATTTGGCCATATTGAACGAGAACAAAGAAGTGATCAGTATCAGCTTGGCACGGTTCTTGGTTGATCCTCCTGCATCAGACGTTAACGACTTGGAGGTGGCTATCAAGACGTTCAACTACAAGTCTCCTATAATATCGATAGCCGTGAACAATGACAATATTATAGCATTAGGCTCGGTTGCGGGTCCTATCCAAATAATTTTtaatgatgataacgaCAACGAAAAGATCTTAAGGTGGCATATCGGCCCTGCCAAGACGTTGCATTTTCAtgaaaacttcttgttatCGGGAGGTGATGAAAAGGTTCTTGTTATTTGGCAAATTGATAACGATAAGACCCAATTTTTACCTAGGTTGAACGGTGTCATAGATAAAATCTCCGTCGATGTCAACAAACCCGACAACTACAACTTAGCCTTAAATATCAATGGTCAGTACgaattgttggtgttgtcCGCAGTTGATTTGGTTTCTAGGTTGTCTGTGAACAGCATCAGGCCCAACTTAAAGAGgaagttgaacatcaaaAACTCCACCTCAATTGTGGAAGCGAACCCAAAGACAAACCACTTGTATTTGCCCAGTGGTTCGTTTATTCAGGCGTTtgacttggtgaaaaatgAACAGTTGTTTCACCAGACGGTTTCTTCGGTAGTACCTACCGGTAAAGTCAAATctgaattgaagttgatggacCCAGCAGTGTCGCAATTGAAGTTCAGTAGCGATGGAGAGTGGATGTGCACCTTGGACATTGTCAATAACAAtgagattgaaaacttgttgagccAGGATGATAAAAACTATGCgttgaagttttggaaaccTGCCAGTGCCAGCGGCTGGGAATTGGTCACCAAGATCATAGACCCACACTTGAAGGTTCAAGTATTGAGTGTTATGCCCTATCAAAACGGGTTCATCACAGCAGATGCGAGTGCCAACTTACGGTTCTGGAAGTTAAGAAATAAGTCCTGGGCGGTGGTAAAGACTCTTGATTTGATGAAACCAGAGTCCAAGTCTGTGGACTTGGCTATTAGTGAAGACAACTCGGTCATAGTAGTAAGTCATGATAATGTGGTGTACATGGTtaactccaacttcaagttggtgcAGCCGTTGTCTCTTGTGGAGTCTCATATCCGGTCAATTGAGTTGGTGGGAACAGACTTGATCATATTGAGTAAAACCAAACTTGtgtctttcaacttggttaCGTTTGAGTTCAACAGTTTAATGGCTCAGGTGGCTGTCGCACAGGGAAAGACATATCTTTGTACCAACAACCAGCTAGTAGCTTTGGCGTTGAATATCCAAGACTCAGAAAGGTGTAAAGTGATGTTATTCAAGCCCAATGATTTGCATCCAGTTTTCGCAACCATTCACAGCACCTACGTCAACAGTATAATTCCCTATAATGATGGGTTCTTGTTTGTAGACAACGAGTTAAGAAGCGGAATAATCTCTACCAACCAGTTGAGATTAAAATCCGATGAGTCTGAGATCAACGGAACATCCATAacggcagcagcagccaATTCCTCTGTCCCAGCcgatgagattgaaaacttttcaTTTAAGACATTcgacttgaactcattTAATAATATCTTTGAAACCGACAACTTGGATACGTTATTTGATAAAATCATTAAGATTGTAAAATAA
- a CDS encoding uncharacterized protein (COG:S; EggNog:ENOG503PVKX), whose protein sequence is MSTTIVEMLVRVASILMTTTIFVISNTITIVQYSNAEYPQITQPILALVGLYVSYRFTKRIITSWLNMVVFMVKMFLLLITIIVGLAAYLRGERFFSQDIPFLQQAIQEYNGEAIQEFVGAKMNQAMFSNLFSSFGDSEPEKKTKTKTKKPKVDKGKKFQKKAKRVMKEHGIEIDSSYLDYLNENLGYGGDENILDNVGAALDGLGLDVSGFMDRFHV, encoded by the coding sequence ATGTCTACCACTATTGTTGAGATGCTCGTACGAGTGGCATCGATTCTAATGACCACGACTATCTTTGTGATCAGcaacaccatcaccatAGTTCAGTATTCGAATGCTGAGTACCCACAGATAACACAACCAATTTTGGCATTGGTGGGACTCTATGTCAGCTACCGATTTACCAAAAGAATCATCACCTCATGGCTCAACATGGTGGTTTTCATGGTCAAGATGTTTTTGCTTTTGATCACCATCATCGTTGGGTTGGCGGCGTATCTTAGAGGAGAACGCTTCTTTAGTCAGGATATTccttttttgcagcaagCGATTCAAGAGTATAATGGAGAAGCGATCCAAGAGTTCGTGGGTGCCAAGATGAACCAGGCTATGTTCAGCAATCTTTTTAGTCTGTTTGGAGATTCTGAACCtgagaagaagacgaagacgaagacCAAAAAACCAAAGGTGGATAAGGGCAAAAAGTTCCAGAAAAAGGCCAAGAGGGTGATGAAAGAACATGGTATTGAGATTGACAGCAGCTACTTGGACTATTTGAATGAGAACTTGGGGTATGGTGGGGATGAAAATATCTTGGATAACGTGGGAGCAGCTTTAGATGGGTTGGGTTTGGATGTCAGCGGGTTTATGGACCGGTTCCATGTATGA
- the CDC6 gene encoding AAA ATPase (COG:L; EggNog:ENOG503NWCF), which translates to MSRKRSSTFGELNCLKKSKILFNSTNVTPPVTPEKNRIINFDIKPDEDKSAVKKLFTTPPPTPTKRKSDVYSQVKAIFSRGHKHRIDDSRCLVGREHEGSYINNFIKSSISDNTCNCLYIAGPPGCGKTAQLELSLGQMSNKHGQIHLNSHTCKVVNINCMVLMNPKDIFSQICRELGEQRDLHEALAGGIKSYSSVMVILDEIDYLLTRDQEVLFKLFKLSDPHFSSRFSTKLVMIGISNSLDLTTNLLSKLERNQLNPKSVSFKPYTFEKMRSIVTEKLKQLVELEKENLDESFVPIVNSSAILLCCKKVSSSTGDLRRCFDVLYKSIELLEQELKAKMDDTSRYGLVDAPKVSISHIAKVCNLSYGNSILSKLNYLQQIIIIYLFRFEGEEDSSMTINAFYDYYKNKEFGTKKIVKVKRSEFLEILTNLESISLLTLTPNKSIGMRQIQTNVDYSDFKKSIAQVDYLKNLLH; encoded by the coding sequence ATGTCTAGAAAAAGATCCTCCACCTTTGGCGAGCTTAACTgcttgaaaaaatcaaagatcttgttcaactccaccaacgTCACGCCGCCAGTGACCCCCGAGAAAAACCgcatcatcaactttgacaTCAAGCCAGATGAAGACAAATCTGCTGTCAAAAAACTCTTTACTACTCCTCCCCCCACACCCACCAAACGGAAGTCGGACGTGTACTCTCAGGTCAAGGCCATCTTCCTGAGGGGTCACAAGCACAGAATCGACGACTCCCGCTGTTTGGTAGGAAGGGAACACGAAGGCTCctacatcaacaacttcatcaaatcGAGTATCTCTGATAATACCTGCAACTGCTTATACATCGCTGGTCCTCCTGGGTGCGGAAAGACAGCCCAGTTGGAATTATCCCTCGGACAGATGTCAAACAAACATGGACAAATCCACTTGAACTCCCACACCTGCAAAGTCGTCAATATCAACTGtatggtgttgatgaaccCCAAGGATATCTTCTCCCAAATCTGCCGGGAGTTGGGCGAGCAACGGGACTTGCACGAGGCGCTTGCGGGTGGAATTAAATCCTACTCGTCGGTCATGGTGATATTGGATGAAATCGACTATCTATTGACAAGAGATCAGGAggtgttgttcaagttgttcaagctctCGGACCCACACTTCAGTTCTCGCTtctccaccaagttggtgatgatcGGCatttccaactcgttggacttgacaaccaacttgttgtcGAAATTGGAACGGAATCAATTGAATCCCAAATCTGTGAGCTTCAAGCCATACACGTTTGAAAAAATGAGGCTGATAGTCACcgagaagttgaaacaattggtggagttggagaaggaaaACTTGGACGAGAGCTTTGTTCCTATAGTCAACTCGTCGGCGATATTATTGTGCTGCAAAAAAGTATCCTCCAGTACTGGTGACTTGAGAAGATGCTTTGATGTATTGTACAAAAGCatcgagttgttggaacAGGAACTCAAAGCAAAGATGGATGACACATCCCGGTATGGCTTGGTGGACGCTCCAAAAGTGTCTATCAGTCATATCGCCAAGGTTTGTAATTTGAGTTATGGAAACTCAATTTTAAGCAAGTTGAATTATTTGCAgcaaatcatcatcatatACCTATTCCGGTTCGAAGGCGAAGAAGACTCTAGCATGACCATCAACGCATTTTATGATTACTACAAAAACAAGGAGTTTGGCACCAAGAAAATCGTCAAGGTGAAAAGGTCCGAGTTCTTGGAGATCTTAACCAACTTAGAATCGATATCATTATTAACATTGACCCCAAATAAGAGTATTGGAATGAGACAGATCCAAACCAATGTTGATTACTCtgacttcaaaaagagCATAGCACAAGTAGACTACTTAAAGAACTTGTTACACTAA
- a CDS encoding uncharacterized protein (EggNog:ENOG503NV5F; COG:S), translated as MTVTRIRKGLSYVIGESTNNENHILPINSIQYSSLHKKMFTGGRDGVVKVWDSQVSSDAVVPSNGKSKDDDTRPTDMNETLLKLETCISSNVLSHNQLNTSFQVSENHNLHFDWINDMLLINNDDSLVTCSSDLSLKLVNLTPGVPKDSQIHKFANVHTDYVKKLSSCENSNNIISGGLDGKIVIWDLDRLAPVRTIDNDTPGSISRSIYSLSNDNANLISCGGPNNTINIFDKRLESPFIKKLIGHQENVRCMLMDNHYVLSGSSDCTIKLWDLRNYKICKSFDVHEDPIWCLTSTAPDFKTFYSADKVGNIVKTDMTHLNTMSNDFANNALIEKVGLSTLIAKCDTPVMSLCIESDENHNEISLFASTNMSLNRYYVPNTHDLSLYQYLRNYHEFDSHQSTDDLTNEANNDNDINSDFFDLVSHFSIETNLDIQSNFSTPNNISNAGDEVDTSEYASMFFNTSGGGPSMEFVNIDKNNARKPDEYINNIPVEILLNPINPDQITMIPFHKAPIKRYPFTPKSIIAKRLFNNKRSMLVLYLNGDISIWDIFICKKTKTFKFESSSPVEMTSELLKKRLKDMDNIFQEYQTTDTLNNWCEVEIKSGKLFVTLSETTFNNVEVYYDELIDTYPFLSIEYDEDSKKHSRVKITNDDRVQLSRILLNSMFHMYALYEWEFDQVMREELKKKNDIQSPPKEAFNRIKMFSRKSSSTITSMHIASNGNSRPSSNSNSTNVSVHELSLSTKDSVQEFIDSEDVDQYEDSINFLLHDNKAKYLETLTTSKSKVPKTALKFYSNDAKYSRSELSTEESIAYKPLIDLSHLPQDLLIIIFENSPSLGNLRDVFSFRLSELSHLKYAQEDSDQFVNHLRTYLPKWIGQPILYDRFPIKESPKIAFQLLELDYNTLPPEKKINGKAQRKIKRLPVLESSIKLTSHNMLRVSKILGYLTEKFESKTSEMKDKITPTEWLVLECRGQELLPSMTLQTIKSKIWKSSSDIELRFRRKFDK; from the coding sequence ATGACAGTCACCAGAATTAGAAAGGGGTTGTCTTACGTTATAGGCGAGTCTACCAATAATGAAAACCATATTCTTCCCATCAACTCCATCCAGTATTCGTCTCTTCACAAGAAGATGTTTACGGGTGGAAGAGATGGTGTTGTCAAAGTCTGGGATAGCCAGGTTCTGTCAGACGCCGTGGTACCTTCCAATGGCAAAAGCAAAGATGACGATACCAGACCCACCGATATGAATGAAACCTTATTAAAGCTAGAGACATGCATCTCCCTGAACGTCCTTTCCCATAACCAGTTAAATACGAGCTTCCAGGTGCTGGAAAACCACAATTTGCACTTTGATTGGATAAATGACATGCTCTTGATCAATAACGATGACAGTTTGGTCACTTGCTCCTCGGACTTGTCTTTGAAGCTTGTCAACCTCACTCCCGGTGTCCCCAAAGATAGCCAGATCCACAAGTTTGCCAACGTCCACACCGACTACGTCAAGAAGTTATCATCGTGTGAGAATCTGAATAACATCATCAGTGGTGGGTTGGACGGCAAAATCGTTATATGGGATTTGGACCGTTTGGCTCCGGTAAGGACCATCGACAATGACACACCTGGCTCCATTTCCCGGTCCATCTACTCGTTGTCCAATGACAATGCCAACTTGATTAGTTGTGGAGGTCCTAacaacaccatcaacatctttgacAAGAGGCTTGAGTCACCgttcatcaaaaagttgataggTCACCAGGAGAATGTCCGGTGCATGTTGATGGATAACCACTATGTCTTATCGGGCTCATCCGATTGTACCATCAAGCTCTGGGACTTGAGAAACTATAAAATATGTAAGAGCTTTGATGTGCACGAAGACCCTATTTGGTGTTTGACATCCACAGCTCCCGATTTCAAGACGTTCTACTCGGCCGACAAGGTGGGAAACATCGTGAAGACCGACATGACCCATTTGAATACGATGCTGAATGACTTTGCCAACAATGCGTTGATCGAAAAAGTCGGGTTGTCGACTCTAATTGCCAAGTGTGATACTCCAGTCATGTCTTTGTGCATCGAGAGTGATGAGAATCACAATGAAATTTCATTGTTTGcctccacaaacatgaGTTTGAACCGATACTATGTTCCCAACACCCACGATTTGTCGCTCTACCAGTACCTTCGTAACTATCATGAATTCGATAGCCATCAACTGACAGATGACTTAACGAATGAAGCCAACAACGATAACGATATCAACTCCGatttttttgatttggtgaGCCACTTTTCTATTGAAACCAATTTGGATATCCAATCAAACTTCTCGACGCCAAACAACATTTCCAATGCTGGAGATGAGGTTGACACGTCGGAATACGCATCAATGTTCTTTAATACCAGCGGTGGAGGACCATCTATGGAATTTGTGAACATAGACAAGAATAACGCCCGAAAACCAGATGAgtacatcaacaacattcCCGTCGAAATATTGCTAAACCCCATCAACCCCGACCAAATCACGATGATTCCTTTCCATAAGGCTCCCATCAAACGCTACCCTTTTACCCCCAAAAGTATCATTGCAAAACgtctcttcaacaacaaaaggTCCATGCTTGTATTATATTTGAATGGAGATATTTCGATCTGGGATATCTTCATTTGCAAAAAGACAAAAACATTCAAGTTCGAGTCCAGTTCCCCGGTGGAAATGACCAGTGAATTGCTCAAAAAGCGACTTAAGGATATGGATAATATCTTTCAAGAGTATCAAACAACAGACACCTTAAACAACTGGTGTGAAGTGGAAATAAAGTCCGGTAAACTTTTTGTAACCTTGAGTGAAACCACTTTCAACAATGTCGAGGTCTACTACGACGAGTTGATTGACACCTACCCATTCTTAAGCATTGAGTATGACGAGGATAGCAAGAAGCATTCGAGAGTTAAGATCACCAACGATGATAGAGTCCAACTCTCAAGGATCTTACTTAATTCCATGTTCCACATGTATGCCTTATATGAATGggaatttgatcaagtaaTGAgggaggagttgaagaagaagaatgatATTCAGTCTCCACCCAAAGAGGCTTTCAACCGAATCAAGATGTTTTCCAGAAAATCCTCCTCAACCATTACCTCGATGCACATTGCATCCAATGGCAACTCGAGGCCTAGCAGTAACTCTAATAGTACCAATGTCAGTGTCCATGAACTTCTGTTGAGCACAAAGGATTCTGTTCAAGAGTTCATCGACTCTGAAGATGTTGACCAGTACGAGGActcaatcaacttcttgctCCATGACAACAAGGCCAAGTATTTGGAGACGTTGACAACCTCTAAGTCTAAGGTCCCTAAAACCGCTTTGAAATTCTACTCAAATGATGCCAAATATAGCCGCAGTGAGCTTTCCACCGAAGAATCCATCGCCTATAAACCACTAATAGACTTGAGCCATCTCCCCCAAGACCTTTTGATCATCATATTTGAAAACTCACCCAGTCTCGGTAACTTGAGAGACGTTTTCAGTTTTAGACTAAGTGAATTGAGCCATTTGAAGTATGCTCAAGAAGATTCTGATCAATTTGTCAACCATTTAAGAACTTATTTGCCTAAATGGATTGGTCAGCCGATCTTATATGATAGATTTCCAATTAAAGAAAGTCCTAAAATAGCCTTtcaattgttggaattggacTACAACACTCTTCCCCCagaaaagaagatcaaTGGAAAAGCCCAACGGAAAATCAAGAGATTACCGGTGCTTGAATCTTCCATTAAGTTGACATCTCATAATATGTTGAGGGTCAGTAAGATTCTTGGATATCTAACAGAAAAGTTTGAGTCTAAGACCAGCGAAATGAAAGACAAGATCACCCCTACAGAGTGGCTTGTATTAGAATGTAGAGGCCAGGAATTGCTCCCCAGTATGACCTTACAAActatcaaatccaaaattTGGAAATCGAGCTCAGATATCGAGTTGAGGTTTAGAAGAAAATTTGATAAATGA
- the MHF1 gene encoding MHF histone-fold complex component (EggNog:ENOG503P5SV; COG:L), with amino-acid sequence MSKEEIESQLKSAVFLMVSRIVEQEVARLGVHSTPMFTASLVELTTNQLLNLGEDLEAFAHHAGRTTIKPEDMYMVVRKNETLAEILRQYEGKLEG; translated from the coding sequence AtgtcaaaagaagagatCGAATCGCAGTTGAAACTGGCGGTGTTTCTCATGGTGCTGCGAATCGTGGAGCAGGAGGTCGCCAGGCTTGGCGTGCATCTGACTCCCATGTTCACTGCGtcgttggtggagttgacGACCAATCagctcttgaacttgggAGAGGATTTAGAGGCCTTTGCTCACCATGCTGGCAGAACCACCATCAAGCCGGAAGACATGTATATGGTGGTGCGCAAGAACGAGACGTTGGCGGAGATATTGCGCCAGTACGAAGGAAAGTTGGAGGGGTGA